In a genomic window of Aggregatimonas sangjinii:
- a CDS encoding SIR2 family NAD-dependent protein deacylase gives MKKKIVVLTGAGVSAESGINTFRDADGLWEGHDVMEVASPQGFARNPELVLDFYNQRRKQLAQVEPNAAHMALAELETSHEVTIITQNVDDLHERGGSTNVIHLHGELLKARSVNNEHTVLDWKKDLNLGDLSSEGDQLRPHIVWFGEMVPLLETAANIVEQADTVIIIGTSMQVYPAAGLVNFAQPGTPIYFIDPKPSISENDFENLTIIKDTAASGVPALVARLK, from the coding sequence ATGAAGAAAAAAATCGTTGTTTTGACCGGTGCGGGAGTAAGTGCCGAAAGTGGAATAAATACCTTTCGCGATGCCGACGGACTATGGGAAGGACATGATGTGATGGAGGTTGCCTCGCCCCAAGGTTTTGCACGAAATCCCGAACTGGTATTGGATTTTTACAATCAAAGGAGAAAACAACTAGCGCAAGTCGAGCCAAATGCCGCCCATATGGCCTTGGCCGAATTGGAAACTTCTCACGAGGTTACGATTATCACCCAAAATGTGGATGATCTTCACGAACGCGGTGGTAGCACTAACGTTATTCACCTGCACGGTGAACTTTTAAAGGCACGTAGTGTAAACAACGAACATACCGTACTTGACTGGAAAAAAGATCTGAATTTGGGTGACCTATCGTCGGAAGGAGATCAGCTACGACCCCATATCGTTTGGTTTGGCGAGATGGTTCCCCTGTTGGAAACGGCAGCCAACATTGTTGAACAGGCCGATACCGTAATTATTATAGGCACATCAATGCAGGTATATCCAGCAGCGGGGCTTGTGAATTTTGCCCAACCGGGTACGCCTATTTATTTTATAGATCCCAAGCCAAGTATTTCGGAGAATGATTTTGAAAACCTCACAATCATAAAAGATACGGCTGCCAGTGGAGTTCCTGCATTGGTGGCCCGGTTAAAGTAG
- a CDS encoding adenylosuccinate lyase, translating to MTKTELYELLDYVNHSREKRMEMARMVLSNSELVQPLFEIGFDVDNPISSKACWILEFTAREKLAYIFPHLDVFTTGLGIVHFDSSIRPLAKICELLVVSYYSKEKNTTQKALTRVHLESITEACFDWLIGDSKVAPKAYAMTSLLLLGQTFDWIHPELKIIVEQHYATGSAAYKARARMVLAKLK from the coding sequence ATGACCAAGACCGAATTGTATGAATTGTTGGACTATGTAAACCATTCTAGGGAAAAACGCATGGAAATGGCGCGTATGGTGCTGAGCAATAGCGAATTGGTTCAGCCATTGTTCGAAATCGGGTTTGATGTGGATAATCCCATTTCAAGCAAGGCCTGCTGGATTCTAGAGTTTACGGCTAGAGAAAAATTGGCTTATATTTTTCCACATCTAGACGTATTTACGACGGGTTTGGGAATCGTTCATTTCGACTCTTCGATTAGACCCTTAGCTAAAATATGTGAACTCCTTGTCGTTTCGTACTATTCCAAAGAAAAGAACACCACTCAGAAAGCTTTGACCCGTGTACATCTGGAAAGCATAACCGAAGCGTGTTTCGATTGGTTGATAGGCGACTCGAAAGTTGCTCCAAAGGCATATGCGATGACATCCCTGTTATTATTAGGTCAGACTTTTGATTGGATACATCCGGAATTAAAAATTATTGTAGAACAGCATTATGCTACCGGCAGTGCTGCTTACAAAGCACGGGCTAGAATGGTCTTGGCGAAGCTAAAATGA
- the purB gene encoding adenylosuccinate lyase produces MSLDYLNAISPIDGRYRNKTENLAPYFSEEALIKYRVLVEIEYFIALCEIPLPQLSSFDVSKFPVLREIYKNFDTEDAQTIKEIEKTTNHDVKAVEYFIKDKFDTLGLRDHKEFIHFGLTSQDINNTAIPLSIKEAMNEVYVPKYQEVFEKLKELATEWADIPMLARTHGQPASPTRLGKEIEVFVVRLKEQFNLLNDVPSAAKFGGATGNYNAHKVAYPDIDWKAFGQRFVQEKLGLHHSFPTTQIEHYDHLAALFDGLKRINTIILDLDRDFWTYVSMDYFKQKIKKGEVGSSAMPHKVNPIDFENSEGNLGIANALFEHLSAKLPISRLQRDLTDSTVLRNVGVPFAHTMIAFQSTLKGLGKLLLNKEKFDQDLENNWAVVAEAIQTILRREGYPNPYEALKGLTRTNAQITKDSLANFIDTLNISDGIKTELKAITPSNYTGI; encoded by the coding sequence ATGTCATTAGATTACTTGAACGCGATTTCCCCTATTGATGGGCGCTACAGAAATAAAACGGAGAATCTAGCCCCTTATTTTTCGGAGGAAGCATTGATCAAATACCGTGTTCTTGTTGAAATCGAATACTTTATCGCATTATGCGAAATTCCCTTACCGCAACTGAGCAGTTTTGATGTATCAAAATTCCCGGTCTTACGGGAGATTTACAAAAATTTCGATACGGAAGACGCGCAAACCATCAAAGAAATCGAAAAAACTACAAACCACGATGTCAAAGCCGTTGAATATTTTATCAAGGATAAGTTCGATACATTGGGCCTTCGGGACCATAAGGAATTCATCCATTTTGGATTGACCTCTCAGGACATCAATAATACCGCGATTCCGCTTTCCATCAAAGAGGCGATGAACGAGGTGTACGTTCCGAAGTATCAAGAGGTGTTCGAGAAATTAAAGGAACTTGCGACGGAGTGGGCAGACATACCGATGTTGGCCAGAACACACGGTCAGCCGGCCTCCCCTACCCGGCTTGGAAAGGAAATCGAGGTTTTCGTCGTGCGGCTGAAGGAACAATTCAATTTGCTGAACGACGTTCCCAGTGCGGCCAAATTCGGCGGGGCAACAGGAAATTACAATGCGCATAAAGTGGCGTACCCAGACATCGACTGGAAAGCATTCGGACAGCGTTTCGTTCAGGAAAAATTGGGCTTGCACCATTCCTTCCCCACCACACAAATTGAACATTATGATCACTTGGCCGCTCTTTTTGATGGGCTAAAGCGAATCAATACCATTATTTTAGATTTGGATAGGGATTTCTGGACCTATGTCTCTATGGATTATTTTAAACAGAAAATCAAAAAGGGCGAAGTGGGATCATCAGCCATGCCGCACAAGGTGAATCCCATTGATTTTGAAAATTCCGAAGGGAATCTCGGTATCGCCAATGCCTTGTTCGAACATCTGTCTGCAAAACTTCCAATATCAAGGCTACAAAGGGATTTGACCGATAGCACGGTACTTCGCAATGTAGGTGTTCCCTTTGCGCATACTATGATCGCATTTCAATCTACCCTCAAGGGATTGGGCAAATTGTTACTGAACAAGGAAAAATTCGATCAAGATCTTGAAAATAACTGGGCAGTCGTAGCTGAGGCCATTCAAACGATCTTACGACGGGAAGGATATCCAAACCCTTATGAGGCCTTAAAGGGATTGACCCGAACGAACGCCCAAATCAC